One window of Arvicola amphibius chromosome 6, mArvAmp1.2, whole genome shotgun sequence genomic DNA carries:
- the Abt1 gene encoding activator of basal transcription 1 — protein MKAAELVEERKAPMEAVSQEEAERNADAAEEQEEPEEADCDGSSSKKKRRVVPGIVYLGHVPPRFRPLHVRNLLSAYGEVGRVFFQAEDRFVRRKKKAAAAAGGKKAAKYSKDYTEGWVEFRDKRIAKRVAASLHNTPMGARRRSPFRYDLWNLKYLHRFTWSHLSEHLAFERQVRRQRLRAEVAQAKRETDFYLQSVERGKRFLAADGDATRPNSSWTFAQRPTEQELRARKAARPGGRERARLANAQDQARSNKGLLAKIFGAPPPAESKEEP, from the exons ATGAAAGCCGCGGAGTTGGTGGAGGAGCGAAAGGCGCCGATGGAGGCAGTTTcgcaggaagaggcagagaggaatgCAGATGCGGCGGAGGAGCAAGAGGAGCCCGAGGAAGCGGACTGCGacggcagcagcagcaagaagaagaggagggtagTGCCGGGTATTGTTTACCTGGGACACGTCCCGCCGCGATTCCGGCCCTTGCACGTTCGCAACCTGCTCAGCGCCTACGGTGAGGTGGGACGCGTTTTCTTCCAGGCCGAAG ACCGCTTTGTGAGACGCAAGAAGAAGGCAGCTGCGGCTgcaggagggaagaaggcagctAAATACAGCAAGGACTATACAGAAGGCTGGGTGGAGTTCCGTGACAAGCGCATAGCCAAGCGAGTGGCAGCCAGTCTACATAACACGCCCATGGGTGCCCGCAGGCGCAGCCCCTTCCGTTACGACCTGTGGAACCTTAAG TATTTGCATCGTTTTACGTGGTCGCATCTCAGCGAACACCTTGCCTTTGAGCGCCAGGTACGGAGGCAGCGCCTAAGAGCAGAGGTCGCCCAAGCAAAGCGAGAGACTGACTTCTATCTTCAAAGTGTAGAACGGGGAAAACGCTTCCTTGCAGCGGATGGGGATGCTACTCGCCCGAATAGCTCCTGGACATTTGCTCAACGTCCCACTGAGCAGGAGCTGAGGGCCCGGAAGGCAGCACGGCCAGGAGGGCGGGAACGAGCTCGACTGGCAAACGCCCAGGACCAGGCCCGATCCAACAAAGGGCTCCTTGCCAAGATCTTTGGAGCCCCTCCACCTGCAGAGAGCAAAGAAGAACCATAG